One Nitrosomonas sp. PY1 DNA window includes the following coding sequences:
- a CDS encoding glycoside hydrolase translates to MKTNFEFPSTIPLAMAPYGSGSNYKLKAAFIAIFIFIVFIVLFSSGIIHAADGVKWHPGHYYQLLGGAKNNPKFMMDAVYKDLVNTPALRGIQVRYMWGDIETAKGQYNFASIDKHLAELQKRNKRLVIMIQTKSFSANSVTYVPPYLRSVEYDGGVFTFSGSGPNKPTGENLKLWNPLVRDRLSELFRALGKRYNAHPYFEGIGMSETALGAPLNPVTGTQTNDFYKNLHMVLQEARKAFPNTMVMQSVNYPRPIIAPLVETLKKMGGGLSHPDTYLEERGLLMEGTKYTPPGVYTHYPKLSGIIPLAPTVMHHNYANTKSDSSGYKPTVSELLDFLRDDLKANYIFWTRDPKYYQGVLEMLNWSAQKDKDAGGLSTTCPSTYSSCVQ, encoded by the coding sequence ATGAAAACCAACTTCGAGTTCCCATCCACTATCCCATTAGCGATGGCCCCTTACGGTTCTGGTTCTAATTATAAACTTAAGGCAGCATTTATAGCAATATTTATTTTTATAGTGTTTATAGTGTTATTTTCTTCGGGAATTATCCATGCTGCTGATGGCGTTAAGTGGCATCCTGGGCATTATTATCAGCTTTTAGGTGGAGCAAAAAACAATCCTAAATTTATGATGGATGCAGTATATAAAGATTTAGTAAATACGCCAGCATTACGAGGAATTCAAGTGCGCTATATGTGGGGAGATATTGAAACCGCAAAGGGTCAATATAATTTTGCATCAATTGATAAGCATTTAGCAGAATTACAGAAACGAAATAAACGTTTGGTCATTATGATTCAAACAAAGTCTTTTAGTGCGAATTCAGTAACCTATGTTCCACCTTATCTAAGAAGCGTTGAGTATGATGGCGGCGTTTTTACTTTCTCTGGCTCAGGTCCAAACAAACCTACGGGTGAAAATTTAAAGTTGTGGAACCCTTTGGTTCGTGACCGTTTGTCCGAGTTATTTCGTGCCCTTGGAAAACGTTACAACGCACATCCTTATTTTGAAGGTATCGGAATGTCAGAGACAGCTTTAGGTGCCCCATTGAATCCTGTAACAGGCACTCAGACTAACGATTTCTATAAAAACTTACATATGGTATTACAAGAGGCTCGCAAAGCCTTCCCCAATACCATGGTGATGCAATCAGTAAATTATCCGAGACCAATTATTGCTCCATTAGTGGAAACTTTGAAGAAAATGGGGGGGGGTCTCAGTCATCCCGACACATACCTTGAAGAACGTGGATTATTAATGGAAGGAACAAAATATACTCCGCCGGGTGTTTATACACACTATCCAAAACTCTCAGGAATCATACCGCTAGCCCCTACAGTTATGCATCATAACTATGCAAACACTAAAAGCGATTCATCCGGGTATAAACCTACCGTATCTGAGTTACTTGATTTTTTGAGAGATGATTTAAAAGCCAATTACATTTTCTGGACCCGCGACCCCAAGTATTATCAGGGCGTACTCGAAATGCTCAATTGGAGTGCACAAAAAGACAAGGATGCTGGCGGATTAAGCACTACTTGCCCAAGTACTTATAGCTCTTGCGTGCAATAA
- a CDS encoding 5-(carboxyamino)imidazole ribonucleotide synthase: MRNKIMPGAMLGVLGGGQLGSMFVTAAQKMGYFVTVLDPSPDSPAGRIADDFICANYTDQSALKKISNQCAAVTTEFENISADVLEALSAHCQVSPDAASVRTVQNRITEKQFLATNGFTIAPYCVIRHAEDLLTQGVDNYLPGILKVSQFGYDGKGQKRVENAADLKLAFEALNHSVCVLEKLIPLNLEVSVVVARSATGQIEIYPVSENQHVNGILDISIVPARITTSLANRAQMVACQIAEKLDYCGVLCVEFFVSATVNGELLVNEIAPRPHNSGHYSLDACITSQFEQQVRTLCRLSLGETTQHTPAIMVNMLGDLWHNGEPNWNHVLQHSSTKLHLYRKTEARPGRKMGHFITLNNSLETALQQAIAIKNSLNLN; the protein is encoded by the coding sequence ATGCGCAACAAAATAATGCCTGGAGCCATGCTCGGCGTACTAGGTGGCGGCCAACTAGGTAGTATGTTTGTAACAGCTGCGCAGAAAATGGGTTATTTTGTAACAGTATTGGATCCATCTCCGGACAGTCCGGCTGGACGCATTGCAGACGATTTTATTTGTGCAAACTATACCGATCAATCGGCATTAAAAAAAATTAGTAACCAATGTGCTGCGGTAACCACAGAATTTGAAAACATTTCTGCCGATGTATTAGAAGCACTATCTGCTCATTGCCAAGTTAGTCCTGATGCGGCAAGTGTTCGTACAGTGCAAAACCGAATTACTGAAAAACAGTTTCTGGCAACAAATGGTTTTACAATCGCACCCTATTGTGTCATTCGACACGCTGAAGATTTGTTAACACAAGGCGTGGATAATTACTTACCAGGCATACTCAAAGTCAGTCAGTTTGGCTATGATGGCAAGGGGCAGAAACGCGTTGAAAATGCAGCTGATCTTAAGTTGGCTTTCGAAGCACTGAATCATTCTGTTTGTGTTCTAGAGAAACTCATACCGTTGAATTTAGAGGTTTCTGTTGTGGTTGCTCGAAGCGCCACTGGACAAATAGAAATTTACCCAGTCTCAGAAAATCAACATGTTAATGGTATTCTTGACATTAGCATCGTTCCAGCGCGCATTACAACATCCCTGGCTAATCGTGCGCAAATGGTAGCTTGCCAGATTGCTGAGAAACTTGATTATTGTGGTGTTTTGTGTGTGGAATTTTTTGTGTCCGCCACAGTCAATGGTGAGTTACTTGTTAATGAAATTGCTCCACGCCCGCATAACAGCGGGCATTATTCCCTGGATGCTTGCATCACTTCGCAATTTGAACAGCAAGTTCGAACATTATGCCGCCTCTCACTTGGCGAAACCACGCAACATACGCCTGCCATTATGGTCAATATGCTGGGAGATTTGTGGCATAACGGTGAACCGAATTGGAATCATGTATTGCAACACTCTTCGACAAAATTGCATTTGTATAGAAAAACTGAGGCTCGACCGGGCCGAAAAATGGGACATTTCATAACCCTAAATAACTCTTTAGAAACCGCATTACAGCAGGCCATTGCCATCAAAAACAGTCTTAACTTAAACTAA
- a CDS encoding BON domain-containing protein: MQTCYERFIFLLIPLIMLFMLTGCENYAEKTHKSWVPPPSAPVYDDSTIYARIMAAIQSDPTLQGSNVEVKVTDGNVSLTGFVISEDQLTRVNMHSWIIDGVKKVDNQIIKK; this comes from the coding sequence ATGCAAACTTGCTACGAACGATTCATATTTTTGCTAATACCGTTGATTATGTTATTTATGTTAACCGGTTGTGAGAACTATGCCGAGAAAACCCATAAATCTTGGGTGCCACCGCCTTCTGCTCCGGTCTATGACGATTCCACTATCTATGCCAGAATCATGGCTGCAATACAATCTGATCCTACTTTGCAAGGAAGTAATGTTGAAGTCAAAGTAACCGATGGAAATGTATCGCTGACAGGTTTTGTTATTAGTGAAGATCAACTTACACGTGTGAATATGCATAGTTGGATCATTGATGGTGTAAAAAAGGTTGATAACCAAATCATAAAAAAATAA
- a CDS encoding superoxide dismutase — MSNYNLGNFSKAAQSGSQYILAPLPYANNALEPVVSANTLSFHYGKHHKTYVDNLNNLVANSDLAGKSLEEIIKASAGQADKAAIFNNAAQVWNHMFYWHSLKPNGGGEPTGTLKQKIEASFGSIENCKKEFAQAAVTQFGSGWAWLVVDGGKITVAKTGNAESPITKNLRPLLTIDVWEHAYYLDYQNRRADYVNMILDKLVNWDFAAANLE; from the coding sequence ATGTCTAATTACAATCTTGGTAATTTTTCTAAGGCTGCGCAATCCGGCTCACAATACATTTTGGCACCATTACCCTATGCTAATAATGCGCTTGAGCCTGTAGTATCTGCGAATACTTTGAGTTTTCACTATGGCAAGCACCATAAAACATATGTCGATAACTTGAATAATTTGGTTGCAAATAGCGATTTGGCAGGTAAATCTCTCGAAGAGATTATCAAAGCTTCTGCTGGACAGGCTGATAAGGCAGCAATTTTTAATAATGCTGCACAGGTCTGGAATCATATGTTTTATTGGCATAGCTTGAAGCCTAACGGCGGTGGTGAACCGACTGGTACATTAAAACAAAAAATTGAAGCTTCATTTGGCAGTATAGAGAATTGCAAGAAGGAATTTGCACAAGCTGCTGTTACGCAATTTGGTAGCGGCTGGGCTTGGCTAGTGGTTGATGGCGGAAAAATTACTGTTGCTAAGACCGGTAACGCTGAATCGCCAATCACCAAAAACCTTCGTCCGTTATTGACCATTGATGTATGGGAACATGCCTATTATCTTGATTATCAGAATCGTCGTGCAGATTATGTGAACATGATACTGGATAAGTTGGTTAACTGGGATTTTGCTGCAGCCAATCTCGAGTAA
- the hisD gene encoding histidinol dehydrogenase, whose product MVQITQLNSTDTDFQQNLDKLLAFENAQDDAIDVAVAKILADVRELKNSAVIEYTNRFDRLSINAAQDLELTHADLQHALAILPIEQRTALQQAADRIRGYHEKQLLASWQYQDGNSLLGQKVTPLDRVGLYVPGGKASYPSSVLMNAIPAKVAGVKELIMVVPTPDRERNDMVLAAAAISQVDRVFTIGGAQAVGALAYGTETIPQVDKIVGPGNAYVAAAKRRVFGIVGIDMVAGPSEILVICDGKTDPDWIVMDLFSQAEHDEMAQSILLCPDQVFLKQVMQSIERLLPEMPRQEIIRTSLKNRGALIQVRSLDEACEISNKIAPEHLELSIDQPEKWLDKIYHAGAIFIGKNTCEAFGDYCAGPNHVLPTSRTARFSSPLGVYDFQKRSSLIQVGPQDTAKLGRIASVLAHGEGLQAHARSAEYRFKD is encoded by the coding sequence ATGGTGCAGATAACACAACTCAATTCAACCGATACTGATTTTCAGCAAAATCTTGACAAGCTGCTGGCTTTTGAAAACGCGCAGGATGATGCAATCGATGTTGCCGTTGCCAAGATTCTTGCCGATGTCCGTGAATTAAAAAATAGTGCGGTCATAGAATACACCAATCGTTTTGATCGACTTTCGATTAATGCTGCACAAGACTTGGAATTAACACATGCTGATTTGCAACATGCTTTAGCGATTTTGCCGATTGAGCAACGTACAGCTTTACAGCAAGCAGCCGACCGGATTCGCGGCTATCATGAAAAGCAACTGTTAGCTTCATGGCAGTATCAGGATGGGAATAGTCTATTAGGTCAGAAGGTGACGCCCCTCGATCGAGTTGGCTTATATGTTCCTGGGGGCAAGGCCTCTTATCCTTCCTCGGTTTTGATGAATGCCATTCCAGCTAAAGTTGCCGGGGTCAAAGAACTTATTATGGTAGTGCCTACACCAGATCGGGAAAGAAATGATATGGTTTTGGCAGCCGCAGCAATTAGTCAGGTGGATCGTGTATTTACCATTGGTGGTGCGCAAGCGGTTGGTGCGTTAGCGTATGGTACGGAAACCATACCACAAGTCGATAAAATTGTCGGTCCAGGCAATGCTTATGTGGCCGCTGCTAAGCGGCGCGTTTTTGGTATTGTCGGGATCGATATGGTAGCGGGTCCTTCCGAGATCTTAGTAATATGTGACGGTAAAACCGATCCTGATTGGATCGTGATGGACTTATTTTCTCAAGCTGAGCATGATGAAATGGCACAGTCGATTTTGCTATGCCCCGATCAAGTATTTTTAAAGCAAGTTATGCAGAGTATCGAGCGGTTGCTACCGGAAATGCCTCGGCAGGAGATTATTCGTACATCATTGAAAAATCGAGGCGCCCTAATTCAAGTGCGAAGCTTGGATGAAGCATGTGAAATATCCAATAAAATTGCACCTGAGCATCTAGAGTTATCGATTGATCAACCAGAAAAATGGCTTGATAAAATCTATCATGCAGGCGCTATTTTTATTGGTAAAAATACCTGCGAAGCATTTGGCGACTATTGCGCGGGACCCAATCACGTACTGCCGACTTCTCGTACTGCCCGCTTTTCCTCACCACTTGGCGTGTATGATTTTCAGAAGCGGAGTAGCTTGATACAAGTAGGACCACAAGATACTGCCAAATTAGGTAGGATTGCCTCGGTATTGGCTCATGGTGAAGGTTTACAAGCTCACGCACGATCAGCAGAATATCGCTTTAAAGATTAG
- a CDS encoding biopolymer transporter ExbD, translated as MNFQRGKQNDEPEINLVPMIDVLLVILIFLVVTTTYSKFAQLEINLPQAGTEEVNENVEKPNTIDITVSATGEYTINLIPVKFISIESLRDALQIATQNMTDPFIIINADAKAAHQSVITVMEAARLAGHSKITFTTETSSQE; from the coding sequence ATGAATTTTCAGCGCGGTAAACAAAATGATGAACCAGAAATCAATTTAGTACCTATGATTGATGTTTTGCTGGTGATTTTGATTTTTCTCGTAGTAACGACGACTTATTCAAAATTTGCGCAATTAGAAATCAATTTGCCACAAGCGGGAACGGAAGAAGTCAATGAGAATGTTGAAAAACCAAATACGATTGATATCACCGTAAGTGCTACAGGAGAATATACTATCAATTTAATCCCCGTTAAATTTATTAGTATCGAAAGTTTGCGCGATGCATTGCAAATTGCTACGCAAAATATGACCGATCCATTCATCATCATAAATGCTGATGCAAAAGCAGCACACCAATCCGTCATTACAGTCATGGAAGCCGCTCGCTTAGCTGGGCATAGTAAAATTACGTTCACTACAGAAACAAGTTCACAAGAATAA
- the hisG gene encoding ATP phosphoribosyltransferase has translation MTDITIALSKGRIFEDTTPLLKSAGIIASDDPESSRKLILSTNRSNVRLIIVRATDVPTYVQYGAADLGVAGKDVLLEHGGAGLYQPLDLNIARCRLMVAVPDGFDYESAVRQGARLRVATKYVQTAREHFANKGVHVDLIKLYGSMELAPLVGLADAIVDLVSSGNTLKANHLKAVEEIVPISARLIINQAALKLKAQAIQPILDAFNETVKK, from the coding sequence ATGACGGATATCACCATCGCCTTATCAAAAGGGCGGATTTTCGAGGATACTACGCCGCTACTTAAGTCGGCCGGAATCATTGCTAGCGACGACCCAGAATCATCGCGCAAACTGATTTTGTCCACCAATCGTTCCAATGTTCGATTGATCATTGTGCGAGCTACGGATGTGCCGACTTATGTGCAATATGGTGCGGCCGATCTCGGTGTCGCGGGTAAGGATGTGCTATTGGAACATGGCGGGGCAGGGCTTTATCAGCCGTTGGATTTGAATATTGCACGCTGCCGTCTAATGGTAGCCGTACCAGATGGATTTGATTATGAGTCTGCAGTACGACAAGGTGCACGACTGCGCGTAGCTACGAAATATGTCCAAACTGCGCGAGAACACTTTGCTAATAAAGGTGTTCATGTCGATTTGATCAAATTATATGGATCGATGGAGCTGGCGCCTTTAGTCGGACTAGCTGATGCAATTGTTGATTTGGTATCCAGCGGGAATACTTTGAAAGCTAACCACTTAAAAGCAGTGGAAGAGATCGTACCCATTTCGGCGAGATTGATTATTAATCAAGCGGCGTTAAAATTAAAAGCTCAAGCGATTCAACCTATTTTGGATGCATTTAATGAAACGGTTAAAAAATAA
- a CDS encoding phosphoribosylaminoimidazolesuccinocarboxamide synthase — MITTDALFESTIQSLPLVHRGKVRDIYFVNDEHLLIVQTDRLSAFDVILPTPVPGKGKILTALSAFWFKKLAHILPNHLTFIDPESVVAENERHQVHDRAFVIRRLKPLPIEAIVRGYVAGSGWKDYQQTGEICGISIHPGLDLAEKLPGGAIFTPSTKAPVNTHDENITFEVVEKKLGDILAALVRKKAIQLYSEAADYAIQRGIIIADTKFEFGLDNAGQLYLIDEVLTPDSSRFWPADQYHTGENPPSFDKQFVRDWLEQQNWNKKVPAPELSKQVLQQTIEKYQEALHLLTTND, encoded by the coding sequence ATGATAACTACCGACGCTTTATTTGAAAGCACAATTCAAAGCCTGCCGCTGGTGCATCGCGGTAAAGTGAGAGATATCTATTTTGTTAATGACGAGCATCTATTAATCGTTCAAACCGATCGTTTATCCGCATTTGATGTCATCCTGCCAACTCCCGTTCCTGGTAAAGGAAAAATTCTCACCGCACTATCGGCCTTCTGGTTTAAGAAACTTGCACACATACTACCTAACCACTTAACATTTATTGATCCCGAATCAGTAGTAGCCGAAAACGAGCGACATCAAGTGCATGACCGTGCATTTGTCATTCGCCGATTAAAACCATTGCCGATTGAGGCCATCGTGAGAGGTTATGTGGCCGGTTCCGGATGGAAAGACTATCAGCAAACCGGTGAGATCTGCGGCATTTCAATTCATCCTGGATTAGATTTAGCAGAAAAGCTACCTGGTGGTGCTATTTTTACACCTTCCACCAAAGCACCTGTCAACACGCATGATGAAAACATTACTTTTGAGGTCGTTGAAAAAAAATTGGGCGACATACTGGCTGCATTAGTACGTAAAAAAGCCATCCAGTTATATTCTGAAGCGGCAGATTACGCCATACAACGCGGCATTATCATTGCGGATACCAAATTTGAATTTGGTCTTGATAATGCCGGTCAACTTTATTTGATTGATGAAGTATTAACACCTGATTCATCACGTTTCTGGCCAGCGGATCAATATCATACCGGGGAAAATCCACCGAGCTTTGATAAACAATTCGTGCGTGATTGGCTGGAACAACAAAATTGGAACAAAAAAGTACCTGCACCAGAACTATCGAAGCAGGTTCTGCAACAAACGATAGAAAAATACCAAGAAGCCTTACATTTACTAACTACCAATGATTAA
- the nadB gene encoding L-aspartate oxidase, giving the protein MSNHYFQTLIIGSGLAGLTLALRLADHQKICIVTKQTIHAGASGWAQGGIAAALSDDDSAIKHVQDTLIAGAGLCDENATRYVTENGPSAIRWLIEQGVDFTRSSEHETGYHLTQEGGHSVRRIIHSGDATGNAVQKVLIQKVMAHPNITVFEHHIAVDLITSDRLSVTTPDHERRCLGAYILDKQKGHVVTFTAQNTVLATGGANKVYLYTTNPDTATGDGIAMGWRAGCKITNMEFVQFHPTCLYHPHAKSFLISEAVRGEGGLLKLPNGERFMPWHDARAELAPRDIVARAIDFEMKKRGLDCVYLDISHKSADFLKSHFPTIYARCLELGIDLTQESIPVVPAAHYTCGGVATDKCGRTDLNNLYAIGETAHTGLHGANRLASNSLLECLVFGHAAADDIVNQQINVPPKLPDWDESRVTDADEEIVIAHNWDELRRFMWNYVGIVRTTKRLQRAQRRIELLREEINEYYMNFRVTSDLLELRNLVDAADLIVRSAILRHESRGLHFSKDYPNILPLAENTELNKSCVDQ; this is encoded by the coding sequence ATGTCGAACCATTATTTTCAAACGCTGATTATTGGCAGTGGATTAGCCGGGCTTACACTGGCATTACGTTTAGCGGATCATCAAAAAATCTGTATTGTTACTAAGCAAACCATCCATGCTGGTGCGAGTGGTTGGGCACAAGGCGGCATTGCTGCGGCTTTATCGGACGATGATTCCGCTATTAAGCACGTTCAAGACACTTTAATTGCCGGCGCTGGATTATGTGATGAAAACGCCACGCGCTATGTGACCGAAAATGGGCCGTCAGCCATTCGATGGTTGATAGAGCAGGGGGTTGATTTTACTCGAAGCTCTGAGCATGAAACTGGTTATCATCTGACGCAGGAGGGTGGGCATAGTGTGCGACGAATCATTCATAGCGGTGATGCAACAGGTAACGCGGTACAGAAGGTTTTGATACAAAAAGTAATGGCGCATCCCAATATCACAGTATTTGAGCATCATATTGCGGTGGACCTGATTACTAGCGATCGTTTGAGTGTTACTACACCGGACCATGAAAGGCGTTGCTTGGGTGCTTATATTCTTGATAAGCAAAAAGGCCACGTTGTTACTTTTACTGCGCAGAATACCGTGCTTGCTACCGGGGGCGCTAATAAGGTTTATTTGTATACGACGAATCCCGATACTGCGACCGGAGACGGTATCGCAATGGGTTGGCGTGCTGGCTGCAAAATTACTAACATGGAATTTGTGCAATTTCACCCGACTTGTCTTTATCATCCGCACGCCAAATCGTTTCTGATCAGTGAAGCGGTTCGGGGCGAGGGCGGGCTTCTGAAATTGCCAAATGGCGAGCGTTTCATGCCTTGGCATGATGCGCGCGCTGAACTTGCGCCACGTGACATTGTGGCACGCGCCATCGACTTTGAAATGAAAAAAAGAGGATTGGATTGCGTATATCTGGATATTTCACATAAATCAGCAGATTTTCTTAAGTCGCATTTCCCAACAATTTATGCTCGTTGCTTGGAACTTGGGATAGATCTTACCCAAGAATCCATCCCTGTTGTTCCGGCTGCTCACTATACTTGTGGTGGTGTTGCGACGGATAAATGCGGGCGAACGGATTTAAACAATCTTTACGCGATTGGCGAAACTGCGCATACCGGGTTGCATGGCGCTAATCGGCTGGCCAGTAATTCTCTACTCGAATGCCTGGTGTTTGGTCATGCCGCAGCTGACGATATCGTGAATCAACAAATTAATGTACCTCCTAAATTACCCGATTGGGATGAAAGTCGAGTAACGGACGCCGACGAAGAAATAGTTATTGCACACAACTGGGACGAATTGCGACGATTCATGTGGAATTACGTCGGAATAGTCCGCACTACTAAACGTCTGCAGCGCGCTCAACGAAGGATTGAGTTATTACGTGAAGAAATTAATGAATATTATATGAATTTTCGCGTCACCAGCGATCTTTTGGAGCTTAGAAATCTCGTGGATGCAGCCGACTTAATTGTACGGAGTGCCATATTGCGTCACGAAAGTCGTGGCCTGCATTTTAGTAAGGATTATCCGAATATCCTGCCGCTGGCTGAGAATACAGAATTAAATAAAAGTTGTGTTGATCAATAA
- the purE gene encoding 5-(carboxyamino)imidazole ribonucleotide mutase, with amino-acid sequence MAHKNLSLISSTDEKRVIQPSVSVVMGSKSDWPVMQHAVDILKEFRIDYEVKVVSAHRTPNLMFEFSEQARTRGIQCIIAGAGGAAHLPGMIAAKTTLPVLGVPVNSKYLQGVDSLLSIVQMPKGVPVATFAIGEAGATNAGLFAVALLANNNSEMNARLNQYRQKQAESVLTVDLK; translated from the coding sequence ATGGCCCACAAAAACCTATCATTAATTTCTTCCACGGATGAAAAACGTGTGATTCAACCATCAGTCAGTGTGGTGATGGGCAGTAAAAGTGATTGGCCAGTCATGCAACATGCTGTTGATATTCTGAAAGAATTTCGTATCGATTACGAAGTAAAAGTTGTTTCAGCACACCGCACACCTAATTTAATGTTCGAATTTTCCGAACAGGCAAGAACACGTGGCATTCAATGCATTATCGCCGGTGCAGGAGGAGCAGCACATCTGCCTGGCATGATTGCAGCGAAAACCACACTCCCTGTGTTAGGTGTTCCAGTTAATTCAAAATATCTACAAGGTGTTGATTCATTACTTTCCATCGTACAAATGCCAAAAGGGGTTCCTGTTGCCACGTTTGCTATTGGTGAAGCCGGCGCAACTAACGCTGGATTATTTGCTGTTGCACTACTAGCGAATAACAATAGCGAAATGAACGCACGGCTCAATCAATACCGACAAAAACAAGCCGAATCAGTACTGACGGTCGATTTGAAATAA
- a CDS encoding RNA methyltransferase — MITSRQHPLIKRLIKLEESTHYRKETNLTLLDGLHLIQTYRAAWGFPEQVIASESYLRHCDNSKSLHELLGVALPKIVVVSDALMRIVSPVKAPTGILAIIAKPVVEKVDNNVVEDFSLLLENIQDPGNLGSILRSAASANANNAYLSNNCSDAWSPKTLRAGMGGQFFLDIYENSNLVKIAQGFPGQVVATSLTATKDLFDISLRGPVAFVFGNEGSGISSELMQQADEVIRIPMPGKTESLNVAAAAAICMFEKVRQDNIAADNRIDAK; from the coding sequence ATGATCACTTCTCGTCAGCATCCATTGATTAAACGTTTAATCAAACTAGAAGAATCCACGCATTATCGCAAAGAAACAAACTTGACATTGCTTGATGGCTTGCATTTGATACAAACATATCGAGCCGCTTGGGGCTTTCCTGAGCAAGTCATTGCCAGCGAATCCTATCTTCGACATTGCGACAATTCAAAAAGCTTACATGAGCTTTTGGGCGTTGCTTTGCCAAAGATTGTGGTTGTAAGTGATGCGCTAATGCGGATAGTTTCTCCGGTTAAAGCGCCCACGGGTATATTAGCAATCATTGCTAAACCGGTGGTAGAGAAAGTTGACAATAATGTTGTGGAAGATTTTTCCCTGTTGCTAGAAAATATTCAAGATCCTGGCAACCTTGGTTCTATTTTACGTTCTGCTGCTTCAGCTAATGCCAATAACGCTTATTTATCGAATAACTGTAGTGATGCTTGGTCGCCCAAAACATTACGTGCAGGTATGGGGGGACAATTCTTTTTAGATATCTATGAAAATAGTAATTTAGTTAAAATTGCCCAAGGCTTCCCGGGTCAGGTGGTTGCTACTTCGCTTACTGCAACAAAAGACCTGTTTGATATTTCATTACGAGGCCCAGTAGCTTTCGTGTTTGGTAATGAGGGTAGCGGGATATCTTCCGAGTTGATGCAACAAGCTGATGAGGTTATTAGGATTCCAATGCCTGGTAAAACAGAATCATTAAATGTGGCTGCAGCAGCTGCGATTTGTATGTTTGAAAAAGTAAG
- a CDS encoding beta-galactosidase gives MILVVVMLIPFRAAFASDGVKWHPGHYYATMGHGKNNPAYMKNVYAELEQTQALRGLQVRYAWSELEASEGVYNFAPIDAILNELAKRGKRLFILIQTKSFNPKYKSVPDYLKADKYENGTYIFVTYGEKKPKGENIKLWNPLVRDRLIALFQALGERYNAHPYFEGIGLPETALGEPLTKFTTTETDQFFINLLTVHQAMRRSFPNTVTLQSVNHPRSILKSFTDRMKSIGTALSGPDIFLEDPSMNAPETKNTSKGIYHYYPELSGIVPIAPSVMQSNYVMTQHNKKTREPSIQELLSFAKNNLKANYIIWTREPRHFSRLLQVLNEPDQTREPSGGLIATCPKAFRSCKS, from the coding sequence TTGATTTTGGTCGTTGTTATGCTTATCCCTTTTCGAGCAGCTTTTGCAAGCGATGGCGTTAAATGGCATCCTGGGCACTATTATGCAACGATGGGGCACGGAAAAAATAATCCTGCCTACATGAAGAATGTTTATGCAGAGCTTGAACAAACACAAGCGTTACGAGGATTACAAGTTCGATACGCTTGGTCAGAATTGGAGGCTTCTGAAGGAGTATATAATTTTGCGCCAATTGACGCTATCCTTAATGAATTGGCAAAAAGAGGAAAGCGTCTCTTTATTCTGATACAAACAAAATCGTTTAATCCGAAGTATAAATCTGTACCGGATTATTTAAAAGCGGATAAATATGAGAATGGTACTTATATTTTTGTAACTTATGGAGAAAAAAAACCAAAAGGTGAAAATATTAAATTGTGGAATCCTTTGGTTCGTGATCGTTTGATTGCCTTGTTTCAAGCACTTGGGGAGCGTTACAATGCGCATCCTTATTTTGAAGGAATTGGACTGCCTGAAACGGCTCTAGGAGAGCCGCTAACAAAATTTACCACAACGGAAACGGATCAATTTTTTATAAATCTCCTGACTGTGCATCAAGCAATGCGTCGATCTTTTCCTAACACGGTTACATTACAATCTGTCAATCATCCTAGGTCAATTCTTAAGTCATTTACAGATAGAATGAAATCAATAGGAACAGCACTCAGTGGGCCTGATATTTTCCTTGAAGACCCGTCAATGAATGCACCAGAAACCAAAAATACCAGTAAGGGTATTTATCACTATTATCCGGAACTTTCTGGAATTGTTCCAATAGCGCCTTCTGTGATGCAATCTAATTACGTAATGACACAACACAATAAAAAGACTAGAGAGCCTTCAATTCAAGAACTGCTTTCATTTGCTAAAAATAATTTGAAAGCCAATTATATTATTTGGACTCGGGAGCCCCGGCATTTTTCAAGATTGTTACAGGTTTTAAACGAACCGGACCAAACGAGAGAACCTTCAGGCGGATTAATAGCGACTTGTCCAAAAGCATTTAGATCATGTAAAAGTTGA